The DNA window CATGGAGGCGCACAAAGTTTTGGATATACCTATGTCAGTGGAAATCGTATCGATCCGGTTGCGAGAATAAGTATTGATGACCTTGCTTTTTCATGGTTTGATTACATTCTTAAAAATGGTAAGAAACCGGATCTTTTAAAAGATAAAATCAATTTCCAGGTGATGAATACCAACACATGGAAACACGTTCCTACCTTAGAAAAAATGCACACCTCAACCATCAAGTTTTATCTTCAGGATCATAAAGATATTCCATCCGTTTTTATTCAGCCTCCAAATAAAAGTTTCACTAAACAAACCGTTGATTTTAAAAATAGGGATCAAAAAGATTCTTATCGTCTGGTAAGTAAAAAAGACAGTGTAAAAGCGACCAATTCAGTTTATTTTGAAAGTGAAGTCTTAGACAAAGATCTTATTATAAGTGGAAATCTATCCGGATTTTTTAATGTCTCTATTAACAAGAAAGATTTTGACACTGATACTTATTTATACCAAATACAACCGGATGGTAAATCTTTTTTACTATCAACACATATCGTAAGAGCCAGTTATGCAAAAAACAATGCGGTTCGTCAACTTCTTGAACCAGGTAAAGTTGAACAAATCCCTATTAAAAATTCAATATTTATCAGTAAGAAAATAGAAAAAGGAAGCAAACTGGTATTATTGGTTGGCGTTAATAAGAATTCTGCATGGCAGATCAATTACGGAACAGGAAAAGACGTAAGTGATGAAACCATAAAGGACGCAAATGAACCGTTGGAAATAAAATGGTATAATGACAGCTATGTGGAAATACCTATCTACAAAGAATAAAGGTTTTTATTTATTTAAACCACACCATTTTACCTAAATATTGTGGTCTTCGCTGACAACCAACCAAAAAATCATTACATTTGCTTTTTTTCAAACTCAAATATAGACATTGAATGAATCAACTTTTCAGAAGGAAAAACTATTCAGCAACAGACACATCGACTAGCCTTTTAAGGGTTTTAGGTGTTTGGGATATCGTTTTTTTTGGTATTGCAGCCATTATAGGAGCAGGAAGTTTCAGCAGTTTAGGTGAAGCAGTTTTTAGAGGTGGTCCCGGAGTTATTCTATTATATTTGATTTGTGGCTTTGCCTGCGGCTTTACAGCACTTTGCTATGCAGAGTTTGCAAGTAGAATTCCTACAGCAGGTTCTGCTTATACCTATGCTTATGCAAGTTTTGGAGAATTAATCGCATGGATTATCGGTTGGGCATTGATCATGGAGTATTCTTTTGGAAATATCTATGTTGCCTTTTCGTGGTCAGATTATTTTACCAGCTTTTTAGAAAGGTTGGGAATGCATATCCCAGATTATCTGACTTGCAGTTATACAGAAGCCAAAAAGGCTTTTATGAGTGGCTCTGAAAATAAGGAATTGCTTAATGCATGGAAATCTGCCCCTTTAATCGGAAGTTTAAAATTTATTGTTGATATTCCAGCATTGGTAATCAACGGATTGATCACATGGCTTTGTTATGTCGGGGTAAAAGAAAGTAAAAACTTCAACAACTCACTGGTTATCTTAAAACTAGCGGTTATTGTTCTCGTAATTTTAGTAGGATTCTCTTATATTAATACTGAAAACTGGACTCCGGTAAATCCCGAGACACATGTAGCTTCTTTCATGCCTAATGGTTTTGCCGGTGTAATGAGTGCCGTTTCCGGAGTTTTCTTCGCCTATATAGGGTTCGATGCTTTAAGTGTACTTTCTGAAGAAACTAAAGATCCTCAAAGAACATTACCTAAAGGGATGATCATCTCTCTTGTACTTTGTACAGTGATCTATATTGCTTTGACCTTAGTTCTAACGGGAATGGTGGATTACAGAAAATTTGATGGTATTGGAGATCCGCTTTCATTCATATTTGAGAAATCTAATGCTAATGTTGCCTGGATGGAACTCGTTGTTTCTTTCGTTGCCATTGTTGCAATCACCACAGTATTATTGGTGTTCCAAATGGGGCAGCCAAGAATCTGGTATGCGATGAGTCGTGACGGATTGATGCCTGAAAAATTCAAAACGGTACACCCAAAATATAAAACCCCTTCATTCGCAACTATTGTTACTGGTATTGCAGTGGGAGTTCCTATTTTATTTACTGATAAAACGTTCATTCTTGATTTTACAAGTATTGGAACCATCTTCGCTTTCGTGCTTGTTTGTGCCGGAGTTTTAATGCTTCCTGCAAAAGAAAAAGTTAAAGGTACATTTCACCTTCCTTATATTAATGGTAAAATCATCTTCCCTGTTATTTTTATTGGTGGATTAATCGGTTTCTATATCTGGCAGCCTGAATTTTTCCATAACCTAATGGATTGGAATGATCCTAAAGAAGGTGAATTTAGAGCTTCTATTTTCGTTTTCTTCCTGATTAATTTAGCTCTGTGTGTCTTTACCTTTATTAAAAACTTTTCTCTAATTCCATTAATTGGTTTAAGCTCTTGTTTATATCTTCTTACGGGAATGAGCCATGAAAACTGGTTCTGGTTTGGAATATGGTTCGCTATAGGTCTGGTAATTTATTTCTGCTACGGATATAGAAACAGTAAACTGGGGAAAGAGCATAGTTTAAAAAATTAAATAGTATAAAGCGAAAGACTTGAAAAATCAAATCGCTGAATAA is part of the Chryseobacterium paludis genome and encodes:
- a CDS encoding APC family permease; translated protein: MNQLFRRKNYSATDTSTSLLRVLGVWDIVFFGIAAIIGAGSFSSLGEAVFRGGPGVILLYLICGFACGFTALCYAEFASRIPTAGSAYTYAYASFGELIAWIIGWALIMEYSFGNIYVAFSWSDYFTSFLERLGMHIPDYLTCSYTEAKKAFMSGSENKELLNAWKSAPLIGSLKFIVDIPALVINGLITWLCYVGVKESKNFNNSLVILKLAVIVLVILVGFSYINTENWTPVNPETHVASFMPNGFAGVMSAVSGVFFAYIGFDALSVLSEETKDPQRTLPKGMIISLVLCTVIYIALTLVLTGMVDYRKFDGIGDPLSFIFEKSNANVAWMELVVSFVAIVAITTVLLVFQMGQPRIWYAMSRDGLMPEKFKTVHPKYKTPSFATIVTGIAVGVPILFTDKTFILDFTSIGTIFAFVLVCAGVLMLPAKEKVKGTFHLPYINGKIIFPVIFIGGLIGFYIWQPEFFHNLMDWNDPKEGEFRASIFVFFLINLALCVFTFIKNFSLIPLIGLSSCLYLLTGMSHENWFWFGIWFAIGLVIYFCYGYRNSKLGKEHSLKN